The Candidatus Micrarchaeia archaeon region CAAGCTCCGGTGGCCAGGTGTAAGCGTCCGCCGCGGCCTGGATGATAGGAAGGTATTTTCGGGCCAAGGCCAGCTCGTCGGGTTTGAACTGTCCGGTTTTTCCGGATGGTTCGAACTGTTCGGAATTTCCTAATAGTTCGGATTCACCAGACGGCCCAGGCTGCACGATAGGAGCCGAGGCAATAGTAGGGGCCGGGGTGCTTCCTTCTATAGGAGCCTCTGCCACGTCCTCGCCCCAGGCAGTCGGGAAAAGTGGGCTGTCATGGCCCCGGTCCCGAATCCAAGGTAATTGAAAGTGCATGCCATCTCTCAAACTATCCGGCTGCCAAAGTCCGCCCCACTCGAAGCCGGATTCAGCAAAGCACTGGACGAATTTAGTTGAGAGGGTTGGCATCCCGCCAAACGGATTGCTCCCGGCGTTCAGGTCCATCGCCAGGCCCCAAGAATGAACCGAATAGCTCGAGCCCCCTTTCATCTGCCGGATATTGAAACAGCCGTCAAACGTCCGCAACTCCCCGGCCAAGCCGCGCCCGCAGAGCTTTTGAAACGCCGCCCGTAGGGGCCCGGCCAACAGCTCATGGCCGTATATCCGCAGGGACCATGGATTACCCTCAAAGTCCCGGACGTGCCCCAGATATTCGGCAAATTCCTTAAGGCTAATCGTGGTCAGATAGGAAGCCGGATCCCGCGGAGCTCCGAATAGGTTTAATAATTGGTTCTGCATGATCGGGAATTTCATCTTGAGTCCTCCGTCCCTCAATAATGCGCCTTAAGTAATGCCGCCAGTATTGCCCCTACGATAGACCCGATGAAGGCACTCGCCCCGGCCCCGGTATAAACGATAACCTTGAGCCGATTAATGTCGTTCCATTGCGATTGATCGGACTGTTCCAGATGAATAATCCGGCGCTCATGGTCCTGACACTTGCGGCCACCTTGGGCTTCCTCAACCTTTTCAACTCTGCCGCAAACCGTATCGTGTAGTGGGCAAAAATCTTGATTTGCCATCCATTGAATCCCCCAGAGTTAAAGGTTCGCCTCCTGTCGCCTTACTCCCCCGGCATCTGCTCAACCGGCACATCCTCGATATCTATGGCCCGGGTATCGGCATCATCTTCAGCCGCCTAAAAAACCAAAAACATTCCAGCCTTAAATGGGCTGTATTCTACCTGGGCAATAATTTGCCCCACCTTAAGCAACGGTGGGTCTTCCCATTCAATTTGGGTTCCTACCTGGGAGACCTTGATTAGCGGTGGGTCTTCCCATTCAATTTGGGTTCCTACCTGGGAAACCTTAAGCAACGGTGGAACTGGAAAGGTAGCTGTCCGGATCGCATCTATTTCAGTATCAGAAAGAAGGCGATTAAAAACGACAACTTCATCGGTCAGGCCATCAAAAGTAGTGCCAGCGCTATTGAAACTTCCTATCTTAAAATCGGTTGCACCTGGAGTCAGGACTGTCCAGTCATTCTTCGCATAAGTAAGAACCTGACTATCACTTGACCTAAATATCCTGAGATTTGAATATCCTGCATTGCCATCCATCCTGACCGCAACGTGATACCAAACATTAATGGCAACTGGAAGACTAGTGCTCTGCCAGCTATTATTCCAATCCAAATGAAAGATACCATTATACTGGTATACCCCACATGAGCCAACAACCCGAAGTTTACCGATAAGACCTTGATCACCAGCTGTAGAAGAAAACTTGAACCAGCCAAGATAAGTTCCTTGTCTATTTGCTCCTCCACTTTTAAATGGAAAGTCTGCTGGTAGGCTGGCATCAGGAATAGTGTAACATTGGCCGCTCGCCCTTACCAAATGAGTAGAGCCAAGTCCTTCTTTAAAATCTATGAGTTCAGACGTAGGAGCATTTACTGCCGTAAGAGTATTTTCACCCTGGGAATCAACGGTCAACGCCCCAGATTCAAACCGCCAGAGGGCTTTGCAACTTGGATCGTTGGAGAAGGCGGTAATTTCATTGGCATGAAATGATTCAGATGTGGAAGTTGAAGCAGTTTCAGTGATCCCAATGGGTAAGACAGGCGGTGAATTAATAAAATCATAATGGGAATCAATCGTAGATTTAGCTAATGCA contains the following coding sequences:
- a CDS encoding M15 family metallopeptidase, with translation MKFPIMQNQLLNLFGAPRDPASYLTTISLKEFAEYLGHVRDFEGNPWSLRIYGHELLAGPLRAAFQKLCGRGLAGELRTFDGCFNIRQMKGGSSYSVHSWGLAMDLNAGSNPFGGMPTLSTKFVQCFAESGFEWGGLWQPDSLRDGMHFQLPWIRDRGHDSPLFPTAWGEDVAEAPIEGSTPAPTIASAPIVQPGPSGESELLGNSEQFEPSGKTGQFKPDELALARKYLPIIQAAADAYTWPPELVAVMQQALGPNWMVWVLCGIASRESRFGLLLDAEGLGDGGHGHSIMQIDDRSHPAFCAGDDWKDLAASLEYVHKNVIVSSFNYLGDCCFNALGGDYAALFRASIAAYNCGPGNVRKALEMGDVVDANTTGGNYSRDVLTRAKGFQEVLG
- a CDS encoding LamG-like jellyroll fold domain-containing protein, whose amino-acid sequence is MPTYDNIILAESSLVNFYSFLDAANLGADSKGTNTGTVVNAASLSQVDDFDGKALNLNGGAISIARQIQDDFTIEFWLKTANSAPVGTNFWSGWGLTGAEVGGYTNDFGINLVSGGNILAGVYDSPFVISAADYNDGNWHHVVMTRIKTSGVFELFVDKVSQGTQVQRAGVSLTAPSTIQIGRFLTTGYYRGILAKVAFYNAALAKSTIDSHYDFINSPPVLPIGITETASTSTSESFHANEITAFSNDPSCKALWRFESGALTVDSQGENTLTAVNAPTSELIDFKEGLGSTHLVRASGQCYTIPDASLPADFPFKSGGANRQGTYLGWFKFSSTAGDQGLIGKLRVVGSCGVYQYNGIFHLDWNNSWQSTSLPVAINVWYHVAVRMDGNAGYSNLRIFRSSDSQVLTYAKNDWTVLTPGATDFKIGSFNSAGTTFDGLTDEVVVFNRLLSDTEIDAIRTATFPVPPLLKVSQVGTQIEWEDPPLIKVSQVGTQIEWEDPPLLKVGQIIAQVEYSPFKAGMFLVF